The Deltaproteobacteria bacterium genomic sequence GACGCTGGCCCGCCCCGCGGGCTGGCGGCGCGTGACGCTTCAGCCCCGCTTCGCCCCGAAGCGGTCCCAGTGCGTCACCCGCTCCACCGGGCGCCGGCGCCCGACGCGGAACGGGCGGACGGGTCGGCCCATCGGCACGAGGGCCACGATCTCGTAGCGCTCGGGGATGCCGCAGATCGTCCGCACCTCGTCCTGGTAGACGCGGTAGACGGTCGTCAGCGTCGTGCCGATGCCGAGCCCGCGGGCGGCGAGCATCAGGTTCTGCACCGCGGGGTAGACCGACGCGAAGGGCGTGCCCACGTCGAGCGGCCCCTCGGCGTCCTCGAGCGTCATCGAGATATTGGGCATGAGGACCAGCACCAGCGCGGGCGCCTCGCCCAGGTGCTCGGCCAGGTGGCGGGACGCGGCTCGCATGCGCGCGAAGCTCGCCTCCTCCTCGGGCGTGCGCGCCGGGGCCCGCGCCCGGAGCAACGCCGGCTCGTAGCGATCGTAGGCGCGGCGGTAGACCTGGCCGAGTGCGCGGCGCGTCACAGCGTCGGTCACCACCAGGAACTGCCACGGCTGGATGTTGCCGCCGCTCGGCGCCTGGGTCGCGGCGCGGATGCAGGTCATGATGTCGGCGGCGGAGATCGGCTCGCCGGTGAAGCGGCGCACGGCCCGCGTCGTGGAGAGCGCCTCGAAGAGGTCCATCAGCATCACCGTCCCTTGAACACAGGCGGCCGCTTCTCACGCAGCGCCGCCAGCGCCTCACGGTGGTCCTCGCTGTGGAAGGTCAGCAGCTCGAGCGCCGTCGAGGTGTCGAAGGCGACGTTGAGCGCATCCGTGAAGTCCTCGCTCCTCACAGCATCGCGGTGTCGGCCTCGAGGCCGAGCAGGATGCGGCCGGCGAGCTCGAGGGTCGCGGGCGCCACCATCATGTGCTGCGTCGCCACGTGGATGTCGCGGAAGCAGCGCTGGAGCGGGCTCGCCGCGTAGACCGCCGTGCCGCCGCCCGCGCCGTACGCGAGATCGACGGCGCGCGCCGAGGCGAGAGTGGCGTGGGTCGCCGCGAGCCGCAGGCGCGCCCGCTCCCGGACCTCGATCGCGCCCCTCGCCTGCGCGCGTTCCCACGCCGCGTCCACCGTCTCCAGGAGGAAGGCGCGCGCCGCACCGAGCATCGCCTCCGCCCGGGCGACCTCGGCCTGGATGACCGGCCGCTCCGCGAGGAGACGGCGGCTGCCGCTCGGCGTCTTGCCCCGCGCGAGCGCGATCAGCTCACCCTGCGCGCGGCGGGCGATGCCGAGCGCGACGGCGGCGATGCCGAGGGCCAGGAGGCCGAAGACGGGAAAGGCGTAGAGCGGCCCGCCGAAGCACGGCCGGTCGGTCAGGAGCGAGAGCGAGCGGGCGGCGGGCACGAAGCGATCCTCGACCGCGATGTCGTGGCTGCCCGTGCCGCGCAGCCCGGCCACGTCCCAGGTGTCGATGATGCGGACCGCGGCGGCGGGAAAGAGCATGAGGCGGTTGTCGGGCGTGCCGCTCGAAAGGAGCCGGGGCTGCCCGCCGTCGAGCACGACGCTGCCGCCCATGAGCCAGCCGCAGTGCTCGCAGCCGCTCGCGAACGGCCAGCGGCCGGTCACGCGGTAACCGCCGTCGACCACCGTCGCCCTCCCGAGGGGCGCGAAGGCGCCGCCGGTCACGACGTCCGGGTCGCTCCCGTAGATCTCCCGGGCCGCGTCCTCGGCGAGGTAGGCGCTCGCCACGCCGCTCGTGGCGCCGATCATCGCCGACCAGCCGGCGGCACCGTCGGCC encodes the following:
- a CDS encoding nitroreductase family protein yields the protein MLMDLFEALSTTRAVRRFTGEPISAADIMTCIRAATQAPSGGNIQPWQFLVVTDAVTRRALGQVYRRAYDRYEPALLRARAPARTPEEEASFARMRAASRHLAEHLGEAPALVLVLMPNISMTLEDAEGPLDVGTPFASVYPAVQNLMLAARGLGIGTTLTTVYRVYQDEVRTICGIPERYEIVALVPMGRPVRPFRVGRRRPVERVTHWDRFGAKRG
- a CDS encoding hydroxylase; the encoded protein is MREARSRDEQQSPLEAAAALAPRIRAAAEATERQRRLSAELVHALASGGIFRMCVPRALGGGEVDPSTMIQAIETIAAADGAAGWSAMIGATSGVASAYLAEDAAREIYGSDPDVVTGGAFAPLGRATVVDGGYRVTGRWPFASGCEHCGWLMGGSVVLDGGQPRLLSSGTPDNRLMLFPAAAVRIIDTWDVAGLRGTGSHDIAVEDRFVPAARSLSLLTDRPCFGGPLYAFPVFGLLALGIAAVALGIARRAQGELIALARGKTPSGSRRLLAERPVIQAEVARAEAMLGAARAFLLETVDAAWERAQARGAIEVRERARLRLAATHATLASARAVDLAYGAGGGTAVYAASPLQRCFRDIHVATQHMMVAPATLELAGRILLGLEADTAML